In the Gossypium arboreum isolate Shixiya-1 chromosome 10, ASM2569848v2, whole genome shotgun sequence genome, one interval contains:
- the LOC108489225 gene encoding uncharacterized protein LOC108489225 codes for MQKASLLCSSNPISSPPTYLHTCRPLTVPIRIRFSPSLFAFSSLRFPLNRLHGQRHGFSPLHSTATEEMVEASKNVSSFVEIGYISSVHGLQGEICIKPNTDFPELRFCKAGRRWLKQQVSGKETIKEVELVEGREHHGKKSWILSFSGIETVDQARQLVGSTLLAEEEDRPHLEEGEFYTRDLVGMRVILKETGEVVGTVVNVFNSGANDLLHVMLKSAEPMPNGSEELSSLAEAGDSGPLVWVPFVKEIVPNVDMNRREMLITPPTGLLELNVRSDERSKKERRQLEWKERKRFQKRLIAAKKKLSEMEQQHVFHGFRFGEKSQASLLADQIVSVNSKLLQQALENVEIASKRWTITESLTGTKLVRNRLRISEKRFTPSTSEEKLGTNFTLQEKALQLISKGKVAVVLDMSDHKNRGKEYDLILSSSTSRENSETSSLQMLLCDDERFVKAEYRSSMPLVLISLADEIISMKKLFSSSNYFGFDPEKVWFLEEERLPVVSSLLEQNRHKILMKSPWEILQSPVGSGGVISLLSSDNIMENLAQNGIKYIQVCNGERYISRSSSLLLGLVNEKESEIGIQIFEHSEDVEEGFGMVFSIDTMKKLTRQIHKLQFYAIAKPNSHVELVEKKWVHVEPSSPNSYEFYSTIFSCINACSLDKLCVMEITE; via the exons ATGCAAAAAGCTTCACTTCTTTGTTCTTCGAATCCAATATCTTCACCGCCAACCTATCTTCACACATGTCGTCCACTCACAGTTCCCATCAGAATCCGTTTCTCTCCTTCTCTCTTTGCTTTCTCTTCTCTCCGCTTCCCATTGAATCGTCTCCACGGTCAGCGCCATGGCTTTTCTCCTTTGCACAGCACTG CTACTGAAGAAATGGTTGAAGCTAGCAAGAACGTTTCTAGTTTTGTTGAAATTGGGTACATATCCAGTGTTCATGGGCTACAAGGAGAAATTTGTATAAAACCCAACACTGATTTTCCTGAACTGCGGTTTTGCAAG GCTGGGAGAAGATGGTTAAAGCAACAAGTTTCAGGTAAAGAAACAATTAAAGAAGTAGAGCTTGTTGAAGGAAGGGAACATCATGGAAAGAAGAGTTGGATACTCAGCTTCAGTGGGATTGAAACAGTGGATCAA GCTAGGCAACTTGTAGGTTCAACTTTATTGGCAGAGGAAGAAGATAGACCACATTTGGAAGAAGGTGAATTTTATACTCGTGATCTTGTTGGAATGAGAGTCATTCTCAAG GAAACTGGTGAAGTTGTGGGGACAGTTGTTAATGTTTTCAATAGTGGAGCTAATGATCTCTTACATGTCATGCTCAAATCAGCCGAACCTATGCCTAATGGAAGTGAGGAGTTATCTAGTTTGGCTGAAGCTGGTGATTCTGGTCCCTTGGTTTGGGTACCATTTGTCAAGGAAATTGTTCCTAATGTTGATATGAATAGAAGAGAAATGCTGATTACTCCTCCAACGGGACTCCTCGAGCTAAACGTACGCTCTGATGAGAGGTCCAAGAAAGAAAGGCGCCAACTT GAATGGAAAGAAAGGAAAAGGTTCCAAAAGCGGTTAATAGCTGCAAAAAAGAAATTGAGTGAAATGGAGCAGCAACATGTATTTCATGGGTTCAGATTTGGAGAGAAATCCCAAGCAAGCTTACTTGCCGATCAGATTGTCAGTGTTAATTCCAAATTGCTTCAGCAGGCATTGGAGAATGTTGAGATAGCTTCAAAGAG ATGGACTATAACTGAATCACTCACCGGAACTAAGCTGGTGAGAAATAGATTGAGGATATCAGAAAAACGCTTTACTCCATCGACAAGTGAAGAGAAGCTGGGAACAAATTTCACTTTGCAAGAAAAGGCACTTCAGCTTATTTCTAAGGGCAAAGTTGCAGTTGTTTTAGATATGAGTGACCATAAGAACCGGGGAAAAGAATATGACCTCATTCTCTCTTCCTCAACAAGCAGGGAGAATTCTGAAACATCCTCCCTTCAGATGTTGCTTTGTGACGACGAGAGGTTTGTGAAG GCTGAATATAGATCATCTATGCCACTGGTTTTGATTAGCCTAGCCGATGAAATCATTTCTATGAAGAAGCTATTCTCAAGTAGCAATTATTTTGGATTTGACCCTGAAAAG GTTTGGTTCTTGGAAGAAGAGAGGCTGCCAGTTGTTAGCAGTTTGTTGGAACAAAACAGGcataagattttgatgaaatcacCTTGGGAGATTTTGCAATCACCGGTTGGATCCGGAGGAGTCATTAGCTTGCTTTCATCAGACAATATCATGGAGAATCTTGCACAGAATGGCATCAAGTATATTCAG GTATGCAATGGTGAAAGATATATCAGCAGGAGCTCATCGCTGCTCCTCGGATTAGTTAACGAAAAGGAATCAGAGATTGGCATTCAAATTTTTGAACATTCGGAGGATGTTGAGGAAGGCTTCGGCATGGTATTCTCAATAGATACAATGAAGAAGCTGACAAGGCAGATACATAAACTTCAATTCTACGCCATAGCAAAGCCAAATTCACATGTGGAGCTAGTTGAGAAAAAATGGGTTCACGTTGAACCTTCATCTCCTAACTCCTACGAGTTTTATTCTACAATTTTCAGTTGCATAAATGCATGTTCTTTGGATAAGCTTTGTGTTATGGAAATCACAGAATAG
- the LOC108489131 gene encoding protein MEI2-like 5 isoform X1: MNLENQNLEKGNAMKQSVDHLVSDPTKIPTANASKKVESAWGILSGSDAYHASTDATLFSSSMPVLPHEKLNLNDTDNNYQSIDGITSDLNNLRQDVEGNDPLGDIEAHALGNLLPDDENELLAGIMDDFDLSGLPNSLEDLEEYDLFGSGGGMELETDPQESLTIGMSKVSLSDAVVGNGMPPYGLPNGVGTITGEHPYGEHPSRTLFVRNINSNVEDSELRALFEQYGDIRTLYTACKHRGFVMISYYDIRAARTAMRALQNKPLRRRKLDIHFSIPKDNPSEKDVNQGTLVVFNLDPSVSNEDLRQIFGVYGEVKEIRETPYKRHHKFIEFYDVRAAEQALKSLNRSDIAGKRIKLEPSRPGGARRNLMLQLNQDLEQDESRGFRHQVGSPITNSPPGSWAQFNSPIEHSPMHSFSKSPVFGTMSPTTSNQLSGLASILHPQVSSSVKVAPIGKDQARGGHAEHALTNANSTHGTGFQLSHSLPEPKLSQYHGTIPTFGPSNGSRMETLSGPQFLWGNPNSYADRTNSSVWPTSSMEHPFSSNGNGHGFPYTGRQGSFSGSSHHHHHMGSAPSGVPLERHFGFFPESSENSFISPATFGGMSVGHNEGFMVNMGSRAPMSSGIGIPRNVSENGSSMRMMSSPRLSPVFLGNGLYPGLLPNSMEGLAERGRSRRVENNRNQLDNKKQFQLDLDKIISGEDTRTTLMIKNIPNKYTSKMLLAAIDENHQGTYDFLYLPIDFKNKCNVGYAFINMLSPSHIIPFYEAFNGKKWEKFNSEKVASLAYARIQGKAALVAHFQNSSLMNEDKRCRPILFHSEGPDGGDQTIPEHLHSSLNIIRQPNGLPLGDSSGSPKKKDAGEELETF; the protein is encoded by the exons ATGAATTTGGAGAATCAGAACTTAG AAAAAGGCAATGCAATGAAGCAGTCTGTTGACCATTTGGTTTCAG ATCCTACTAAGATTCCAACAGCAAATGCATCTAAGAAAGTGGAAAGTGCATGGGGGATTTTATCTGGTTCTGATGCATACCATGCCTCAACTGATGCCACCCTCTTTTCTAGCTCAATGCCTGTTCTTCCACATGAAAAAT TGAACTTAAATGATACGGACAATAATTATCAATCTATTGATGGTATTACATCTGATCTAAATAACCTACGTCAAGATGTGGAAGGCAATGATCCACTTGGGGATATTGAAGCTCATGCACTTGGAAACTTGCTTCCTGATGATGAGAATGAGCTTTTAGCAGGCATAATGGATGATTTTGATTTAAGTGGGTTGCCTAATTCACTGGAAGATCTAGAGGAGTATGATCTTTTTGGTAGTGGTGGAGGTATGGAATTAGAAACTGATCCACAGGAGAGCCTGACCATCGGCATGTCAAAAGTGAGTCTCTCTGATGCTGTTGTTGGGAATGGCATGCCCCCTTATGGCCTTCCAAATGGTGTTGGAACTATAACTGGGGAACATCCGTATGGAGAACATCCTTCGAGGACATTATTTGTTCGTAATATAAATAGCAATGTTGAGGATTCTGAATTAAGAGCTCTTTTTGAG CAATATGGTGATATTAGAACTCTGTACACAGCATGTAAACATCGGGGCTTTGTGATGATATCCTATTATGACATTCGTGCTGCTCGAACAGCTATGCGTGCATTACAGAACAAGCCACTAAGACGGAGAAAACTTGACATTCACTTCTCAATTCCTAAG GATAATCCATCAGAGAAGGATGTTAATCAAGGAACTTTAGTAGTATTTAATTTGGATCCATCTGTTTCAAATGAAGATCTTCGTCAAATATTTGGGGTTTATGGTGAGGTTAAAGAG ATAAGGGAAACACCATACAAGCGACACCATAAGTTCATTGAGTTTTATGATGTTAGAGCTGCAGAACAAGCTCTTAAGTCACTGAATAGAAGTGATATAGCCGGTAAACGTATTAAGCTTGAACCTAGTCGCCCTGGAGGAGCTCGTCGAAA TTTGATGTTGCAACTTAATCAAGATCTTGAACAAGATGAATCTCGGGGTTTTAGACATCAAGTTGGTTCTCCGATTACCAATTCTCCTCCAG GTAGCTGGGCACAGTTTAACAGTCCTATAGAGCATAGTCCAATGCATTCTTTTAGCAAGTCCCCTGTTTTTGGGACCATGAGCCCAACTACCAGCAATCAATTATCTGGTCTGGCTTCTATTCTGCATCCTCAAGTGTCGAGCTCTGTGAAAGTTGCACCGATTGGCAAGGACCAAGCAAGGGGTGGTCATGCAGAGCATGCATTAACCAATGCAAATTCAACCCATGGAACTGGGTTTCAACTTTCCCATTCTCTTCCAGAGCCAAAGTTGAGCCAATACCATGGAACCATACCTACTTTTGGTCCGTCAAATGGTTCCAGGATGGAAACATTGTCTGGGCCACAATTTCTTTGGGGGAATCCAAATTCATATGCAGATCGCACAAACTCTTCAGTCTGGCCGACATCATCTATGGAACATCCATTTTCATCCAATGGAAATGGCCATGGCTTTCCATACACAGGCCGGCAAGGATCTTTCTCAGGCTCATCCCACCATCACCATCACATGGGATCTGCTCCATCTGGTGTTCCTCTGGAAAGGCACTTTGGTTTCTTCCCAGAATCATCAGAAAATTCATTCATTAGTCCTGCTACATTTGGAGGCATGAGTGTAGGCCACAATGAAGGTTTTATGGTTAACATGGGTTCTCGTGCACCAATGAGTTCAGGTATTGGTATTCCACGGAATGTGTCTGAGAACGGTTCAAGTATGAGAATGATGTCTTCACCTAGGTTGAGTCCTGTATTTTTAGGCAATGGCCTATACCCAGGACTACTGCCAAACAGTATGGAGGGGTTGGCTGAGCGTGGCCGGAGCAGACGGGTTGAAAATAATCGGAACCAGCTGGATAACAAAAAGCAGTTTCAGCTGGACTTGGATAAAATTATTAGCGGTGAAGATACTCGAACAACTCTGATGATAAAAAATATTCCAAATAA GTATACCTCAAAGATGTTGCTGGCTGCCATTGATGAAAATCATCAGGGAACTTACGATTTTCTCTATTTGCCAATAGATTTTAAG AATAAGTGCAATGTGGGCTATGCCTTTATTAATATGCTGTCTCCTTCACACATTATACCATTTTACGag GCATTTAATGGAAAGAAGTGGGAGAAGTTTAATAGCGAGAAAGTTGCTTCTTTGGCATATGCTCGAATCCAGGGAAAGGCAGCTCTTGTTGCCCACTTCCAGAATTCAAGCTTGATGAATGAAGATAAGCGCTGCCGCCCAATTCTCTTTCACTCTGAGGGTCCAGATGGTGGCGATCAG ACCATCCCAGAGCATTTACACTCTAGTTTGAATATCATCCGCCAGCCAAATGGGTTACCCTTGGGTGATTCTTCAGGTAGCCCCAAAAAGAAAGATGCTGGCGAGGAGCTTGAAACCTTCTAG
- the LOC108489131 gene encoding protein MEI2-like 5 isoform X2, whose amino-acid sequence MKQSVDHLVSDPTKIPTANASKKVESAWGILSGSDAYHASTDATLFSSSMPVLPHEKLNLNDTDNNYQSIDGITSDLNNLRQDVEGNDPLGDIEAHALGNLLPDDENELLAGIMDDFDLSGLPNSLEDLEEYDLFGSGGGMELETDPQESLTIGMSKVSLSDAVVGNGMPPYGLPNGVGTITGEHPYGEHPSRTLFVRNINSNVEDSELRALFEQYGDIRTLYTACKHRGFVMISYYDIRAARTAMRALQNKPLRRRKLDIHFSIPKDNPSEKDVNQGTLVVFNLDPSVSNEDLRQIFGVYGEVKEIRETPYKRHHKFIEFYDVRAAEQALKSLNRSDIAGKRIKLEPSRPGGARRNLMLQLNQDLEQDESRGFRHQVGSPITNSPPGSWAQFNSPIEHSPMHSFSKSPVFGTMSPTTSNQLSGLASILHPQVSSSVKVAPIGKDQARGGHAEHALTNANSTHGTGFQLSHSLPEPKLSQYHGTIPTFGPSNGSRMETLSGPQFLWGNPNSYADRTNSSVWPTSSMEHPFSSNGNGHGFPYTGRQGSFSGSSHHHHHMGSAPSGVPLERHFGFFPESSENSFISPATFGGMSVGHNEGFMVNMGSRAPMSSGIGIPRNVSENGSSMRMMSSPRLSPVFLGNGLYPGLLPNSMEGLAERGRSRRVENNRNQLDNKKQFQLDLDKIISGEDTRTTLMIKNIPNKYTSKMLLAAIDENHQGTYDFLYLPIDFKNKCNVGYAFINMLSPSHIIPFYEAFNGKKWEKFNSEKVASLAYARIQGKAALVAHFQNSSLMNEDKRCRPILFHSEGPDGGDQTIPEHLHSSLNIIRQPNGLPLGDSSGSPKKKDAGEELETF is encoded by the exons ATGAAGCAGTCTGTTGACCATTTGGTTTCAG ATCCTACTAAGATTCCAACAGCAAATGCATCTAAGAAAGTGGAAAGTGCATGGGGGATTTTATCTGGTTCTGATGCATACCATGCCTCAACTGATGCCACCCTCTTTTCTAGCTCAATGCCTGTTCTTCCACATGAAAAAT TGAACTTAAATGATACGGACAATAATTATCAATCTATTGATGGTATTACATCTGATCTAAATAACCTACGTCAAGATGTGGAAGGCAATGATCCACTTGGGGATATTGAAGCTCATGCACTTGGAAACTTGCTTCCTGATGATGAGAATGAGCTTTTAGCAGGCATAATGGATGATTTTGATTTAAGTGGGTTGCCTAATTCACTGGAAGATCTAGAGGAGTATGATCTTTTTGGTAGTGGTGGAGGTATGGAATTAGAAACTGATCCACAGGAGAGCCTGACCATCGGCATGTCAAAAGTGAGTCTCTCTGATGCTGTTGTTGGGAATGGCATGCCCCCTTATGGCCTTCCAAATGGTGTTGGAACTATAACTGGGGAACATCCGTATGGAGAACATCCTTCGAGGACATTATTTGTTCGTAATATAAATAGCAATGTTGAGGATTCTGAATTAAGAGCTCTTTTTGAG CAATATGGTGATATTAGAACTCTGTACACAGCATGTAAACATCGGGGCTTTGTGATGATATCCTATTATGACATTCGTGCTGCTCGAACAGCTATGCGTGCATTACAGAACAAGCCACTAAGACGGAGAAAACTTGACATTCACTTCTCAATTCCTAAG GATAATCCATCAGAGAAGGATGTTAATCAAGGAACTTTAGTAGTATTTAATTTGGATCCATCTGTTTCAAATGAAGATCTTCGTCAAATATTTGGGGTTTATGGTGAGGTTAAAGAG ATAAGGGAAACACCATACAAGCGACACCATAAGTTCATTGAGTTTTATGATGTTAGAGCTGCAGAACAAGCTCTTAAGTCACTGAATAGAAGTGATATAGCCGGTAAACGTATTAAGCTTGAACCTAGTCGCCCTGGAGGAGCTCGTCGAAA TTTGATGTTGCAACTTAATCAAGATCTTGAACAAGATGAATCTCGGGGTTTTAGACATCAAGTTGGTTCTCCGATTACCAATTCTCCTCCAG GTAGCTGGGCACAGTTTAACAGTCCTATAGAGCATAGTCCAATGCATTCTTTTAGCAAGTCCCCTGTTTTTGGGACCATGAGCCCAACTACCAGCAATCAATTATCTGGTCTGGCTTCTATTCTGCATCCTCAAGTGTCGAGCTCTGTGAAAGTTGCACCGATTGGCAAGGACCAAGCAAGGGGTGGTCATGCAGAGCATGCATTAACCAATGCAAATTCAACCCATGGAACTGGGTTTCAACTTTCCCATTCTCTTCCAGAGCCAAAGTTGAGCCAATACCATGGAACCATACCTACTTTTGGTCCGTCAAATGGTTCCAGGATGGAAACATTGTCTGGGCCACAATTTCTTTGGGGGAATCCAAATTCATATGCAGATCGCACAAACTCTTCAGTCTGGCCGACATCATCTATGGAACATCCATTTTCATCCAATGGAAATGGCCATGGCTTTCCATACACAGGCCGGCAAGGATCTTTCTCAGGCTCATCCCACCATCACCATCACATGGGATCTGCTCCATCTGGTGTTCCTCTGGAAAGGCACTTTGGTTTCTTCCCAGAATCATCAGAAAATTCATTCATTAGTCCTGCTACATTTGGAGGCATGAGTGTAGGCCACAATGAAGGTTTTATGGTTAACATGGGTTCTCGTGCACCAATGAGTTCAGGTATTGGTATTCCACGGAATGTGTCTGAGAACGGTTCAAGTATGAGAATGATGTCTTCACCTAGGTTGAGTCCTGTATTTTTAGGCAATGGCCTATACCCAGGACTACTGCCAAACAGTATGGAGGGGTTGGCTGAGCGTGGCCGGAGCAGACGGGTTGAAAATAATCGGAACCAGCTGGATAACAAAAAGCAGTTTCAGCTGGACTTGGATAAAATTATTAGCGGTGAAGATACTCGAACAACTCTGATGATAAAAAATATTCCAAATAA GTATACCTCAAAGATGTTGCTGGCTGCCATTGATGAAAATCATCAGGGAACTTACGATTTTCTCTATTTGCCAATAGATTTTAAG AATAAGTGCAATGTGGGCTATGCCTTTATTAATATGCTGTCTCCTTCACACATTATACCATTTTACGag GCATTTAATGGAAAGAAGTGGGAGAAGTTTAATAGCGAGAAAGTTGCTTCTTTGGCATATGCTCGAATCCAGGGAAAGGCAGCTCTTGTTGCCCACTTCCAGAATTCAAGCTTGATGAATGAAGATAAGCGCTGCCGCCCAATTCTCTTTCACTCTGAGGGTCCAGATGGTGGCGATCAG ACCATCCCAGAGCATTTACACTCTAGTTTGAATATCATCCGCCAGCCAAATGGGTTACCCTTGGGTGATTCTTCAGGTAGCCCCAAAAAGAAAGATGCTGGCGAGGAGCTTGAAACCTTCTAG